From Endozoicomonas sp. 8E, the proteins below share one genomic window:
- the rpsL gene encoding 30S ribosomal protein S12, with protein MATINQLVRKPRKRKVKKTDVPALQACPQRRGVCTRVYTTTPKKPNSALRKVCRVRLTNGFEVTSYIGGEGHNLQEHSVVLIRGGRVKDLPGVRYHTVRGSLDTQGVNDRKQGRSKYGTKKPKS; from the coding sequence ATGGCAACAATTAACCAGCTGGTTCGCAAGCCTCGTAAGCGTAAGGTCAAAAAGACCGACGTTCCTGCGCTGCAGGCCTGCCCACAGCGTCGCGGTGTATGCACCCGTGTTTACACTACTACCCCCAAGAAGCCAAACTCTGCGCTGCGTAAAGTTTGTCGTGTGCGTCTGACCAACGGCTTCGAAGTGACTTCCTACATCGGTGGTGAAGGTCACAACCTGCAGGAGCACAGTGTTGTTCTGATCCGTGGCGGTCGTGTAAAAGACTTGCCAGGTGTTCGTTACCACACTGTTCGCGGTAGCCTGGATACCCAGGGTGTTAACGACCGTAAGCAGGGCCGTTCCAAGTACGGTACCAAAAAGCCTAAGTCTTGA
- a CDS encoding TauD/TfdA family dioxygenase: MLELFSDHLFFHDKPFHYFWLRDNCPCDQCQHESGQRLIEVMDVPMNIRPEAATVVDIGVDKSLQILWQDGHRSIYPASLLIAEAFVPETPSLWGGGLQTDSIRFDYNAIDDPEVKRQWLQAIETHGLSFLYNVPAQVGQVLKVVDHFGYVRETNYGRYFEVISKEEPENLAFTPRPLSLHTDNPYRHPVPTLQLLHCLEAAPEGGVTALADGFYAAQLLRQQHPEYFALLSTITLHYNFSSDSASLSSSGPVIELDCEGEIIGIRINNRSVQPVRLPFEETRDFYEAYQCFMNLLHSEACKYTCKLAPGELMMFNNQRVLHGREVPARGKRHLQGAYADIDSLRSELKRMN, translated from the coding sequence ATGCTTGAGCTGTTCAGTGATCACCTGTTTTTCCACGATAAGCCATTTCATTACTTCTGGCTTCGCGATAACTGTCCTTGTGATCAATGCCAACATGAGTCGGGGCAAAGGCTGATTGAGGTCATGGACGTGCCTATGAATATCAGGCCAGAAGCGGCAACTGTCGTTGATATTGGTGTTGATAAAAGCTTGCAGATTCTCTGGCAGGATGGTCACCGGTCAATCTATCCGGCAAGTTTGCTTATCGCTGAGGCGTTTGTCCCTGAAACACCAAGTTTGTGGGGAGGGGGCTTGCAGACTGACAGTATTCGTTTTGACTACAACGCCATAGACGATCCTGAGGTTAAACGACAGTGGCTACAAGCCATTGAAACCCACGGTTTGTCATTTCTCTACAATGTGCCAGCTCAGGTAGGGCAGGTGCTCAAGGTTGTCGATCATTTTGGCTACGTCCGTGAAACCAACTATGGCCGTTATTTTGAAGTAATAAGCAAAGAAGAGCCGGAAAATCTCGCCTTTACGCCCAGGCCGCTGAGCCTTCACACGGATAATCCCTACCGTCATCCGGTGCCAACACTGCAATTGCTGCATTGCCTTGAGGCTGCCCCGGAGGGTGGCGTCACCGCTCTGGCGGATGGTTTTTATGCGGCACAGTTGCTGAGACAGCAGCATCCTGAATACTTCGCTCTGCTTTCGACAATCACCCTGCATTACAACTTCAGTAGTGATAGCGCCAGTTTGTCGAGCAGTGGCCCGGTGATTGAGTTGGATTGCGAGGGTGAAATCATCGGTATTCGTATTAACAACCGTTCGGTCCAGCCGGTGCGCCTGCCATTTGAAGAAACCAGAGACTTCTACGAAGCCTATCAGTGTTTTATGAATCTTCTTCACAGTGAAGCTTGTAAATATACCTGTAAGCTGGCTCCGGGCGAATTGATGATGTTCAACAATCAGCGGGTTCTGCATGGTCGTGAAGTGCCAGCCCGGGGTAAACGACATCTTCAGGGGGCCTATGCGGATATTGATTCCCTGCGCAGTGAACTTAAGCGAATGAATTGA
- the fusA gene encoding elongation factor G, translating into MARKTPIDRYRNIGICAHVDAGKTTTTERVLFYTGLSHKIGEVHDGAATMDWMEQEQERGITITSAATTCFWRGMDAQFDEHRVNIIDTPGHVDFTIEVERSLRVLDGAVVVLCGSSGVQPQTETVWRQADKYEVPRMVFVNKMDRTGANYQMVVDQLRDRLNANAVPMQMTIGSEDEFKGVVDLVKMKAIIWNEADQGMTFNYEDIPAEMADVCAEMHEYMVEAAAEATEELMEKYLEEGELSEEEIKAGIRARTLANEIIPVFGGSAFKNKGVQAVLDAVIEYMPSPKEVKAIEGILDDGKDTVETREADDNAPFSALAFKIATDPFVGTLTFVRSYSGTLNSGDTVYNPVKGKRERVGRMVQMHSNNREELKECLAGDIVALIGMKDVTTGDTLCAMDSVITLERMEFPEPVISVAVEPKTKADQEKMGIALGKLAQEDPSFRVHTDEESGQTIISGMGELHLDIIVDRMRREFKVEANIGKPQVAYREKLKATVDANHKFAKQSGGRGQYGHVVIEFSPAEEGEEGLQFVNEIVGGVIPKEYIPAVQKGLEEQMQNGVIAGYPLLGLKARLYDGSYHDVDSNEMAFKIAASQCLKKYAPQANPVLMEPMMKVEVVTPEDYMGDVMGDLNRRRGIVQGMEDTPSGKVINAQVPLGEMFGYATDLRSATQGRATYSMEFSEYAEAPASIAEAVIKNQG; encoded by the coding sequence GTGGCCCGTAAAACCCCTATTGACCGCTATCGCAATATTGGTATTTGTGCCCATGTTGACGCGGGTAAGACAACGACCACTGAACGTGTGCTGTTCTACACTGGTCTGAGCCACAAAATTGGTGAGGTGCACGACGGTGCAGCTACCATGGACTGGATGGAGCAGGAGCAGGAGCGTGGTATTACCATCACTTCTGCTGCTACTACATGCTTCTGGCGTGGTATGGATGCTCAGTTTGATGAGCATCGTGTCAACATTATCGATACTCCCGGACACGTTGACTTCACCATCGAAGTTGAGCGTTCCCTGCGTGTACTGGATGGCGCTGTTGTTGTTCTGTGTGGTTCCTCCGGTGTTCAGCCTCAGACTGAAACCGTATGGCGTCAGGCTGACAAGTACGAAGTACCTCGTATGGTCTTCGTTAACAAGATGGACCGTACCGGTGCTAACTACCAGATGGTAGTGGATCAGCTGCGCGATCGTCTGAACGCAAATGCTGTTCCCATGCAGATGACCATTGGCTCTGAAGATGAGTTCAAGGGTGTTGTCGATCTGGTTAAGATGAAAGCGATCATCTGGAACGAAGCAGACCAGGGTATGACCTTCAACTATGAAGACATTCCTGCCGAGATGGCCGATGTCTGTGCAGAAATGCACGAGTACATGGTTGAAGCGGCTGCTGAGGCCACTGAAGAGCTGATGGAGAAGTACCTGGAAGAAGGTGAACTCTCCGAGGAAGAAATCAAGGCCGGTATCCGTGCTCGCACCCTGGCTAACGAAATTATTCCGGTGTTCGGCGGCTCCGCATTCAAGAACAAGGGTGTACAGGCCGTTCTGGATGCTGTCATCGAATACATGCCTTCTCCGAAAGAAGTTAAGGCCATCGAAGGTATCCTGGACGACGGTAAAGACACGGTTGAAACCCGTGAAGCTGACGACAATGCTCCGTTTTCTGCGCTGGCGTTCAAAATTGCTACCGACCCATTCGTGGGTACCCTGACCTTCGTTCGTAGCTACTCCGGTACCCTGAATTCCGGCGACACCGTTTACAACCCTGTTAAGGGCAAGCGTGAGCGTGTAGGTCGTATGGTTCAGATGCACTCTAACAACCGCGAAGAGCTCAAAGAGTGTCTGGCGGGTGATATCGTTGCTCTGATCGGTATGAAGGACGTGACTACAGGTGACACACTGTGCGCCATGGACAGCGTTATTACCCTGGAGCGCATGGAATTCCCAGAGCCTGTAATCTCTGTTGCGGTTGAGCCTAAGACCAAGGCTGACCAGGAGAAGATGGGTATCGCTTTGGGTAAACTGGCTCAGGAAGATCCTTCTTTCCGTGTTCACACCGACGAAGAGAGTGGTCAGACCATTATCTCCGGTATGGGTGAGCTGCATCTGGACATCATCGTTGACCGTATGCGTCGCGAGTTCAAAGTTGAAGCGAACATTGGTAAGCCTCAGGTTGCTTACCGTGAGAAGCTGAAAGCTACCGTTGACGCTAACCACAAGTTTGCCAAGCAGTCTGGTGGTCGCGGTCAGTACGGTCACGTTGTGATCGAATTCTCTCCGGCCGAAGAAGGTGAAGAAGGTCTTCAGTTCGTCAACGAGATTGTTGGTGGTGTTATTCCCAAAGAGTACATCCCGGCTGTTCAGAAGGGTCTGGAAGAGCAGATGCAGAATGGTGTAATCGCCGGCTACCCTCTGCTGGGTCTGAAAGCTCGTCTGTATGATGGTTCTTACCATGATGTTGACTCCAACGAAATGGCGTTTAAAATCGCTGCTTCTCAATGTCTGAAGAAATACGCGCCACAGGCTAACCCTGTTCTGATGGAGCCCATGATGAAGGTTGAGGTGGTAACACCTGAAGACTACATGGGTGACGTTATGGGTGACCTGAACCGTCGTCGCGGTATTGTTCAGGGTATGGAAGACACACCTTCCGGTAAGGTTATTAACGCTCAGGTGCCACTGGGTGAAATGTTCGGCTACGCCACAGATCTGCGTTCAGCAACTCAGGGGCGTGCTACATACTCGATGGAATTCAGCGAGTATGCCGAAGCTCCCGCCAGCATTGCTGAAGCGGTCATTAAAAATCAGGGTTAA
- the tuf gene encoding elongation factor Tu, with the protein MAKEKFERSKPHVNVGTIGHVDHGKTTLTAALTRVCAEVWGGEAKDFSQIDNAPEERERGITISTAHVEYDSPSRHYAHVDCPGHADYVKNMITGAAQMDGAILVCSAADGPMPQTREHILLSRQVGVPYIVVFLNKADMVDDEELLELVEMEVRELLDTYEFPGDDTPIITGSALMALEGKDDNEMGTSAVKKLVETLDEYIPEPERAIDQPFLMPIEDVFSIAGRGTVVTGRVERGIITVGEEVEIIGIKETTKTTVTGVEMFRKLLDEGRAGENIGALLRGTKREEVERGQCLIKPGTVTPHTKFEAEVYILSKDEGGRHTPFFKGYRPQFYFRTTDVTGAVELPEGVEMVMPGDNINFVATLIAPVAMEDGLRFAIREGGRTVGAGVVAKIIE; encoded by the coding sequence ATGGCTAAGGAAAAATTTGAACGTTCGAAGCCGCACGTAAACGTCGGCACCATCGGTCACGTTGACCACGGTAAAACTACTCTGACTGCTGCACTGACTCGCGTATGTGCAGAAGTATGGGGTGGCGAAGCTAAAGACTTCTCTCAGATCGATAACGCTCCTGAAGAGCGTGAGCGTGGTATCACCATCTCTACTGCTCACGTAGAGTACGACTCTCCTAGCCGTCACTACGCTCACGTAGACTGCCCAGGACACGCCGACTACGTTAAGAACATGATCACCGGTGCCGCTCAGATGGACGGCGCTATCCTGGTATGTTCCGCTGCTGACGGCCCCATGCCTCAGACTCGTGAGCACATCCTGCTGTCTCGTCAGGTTGGCGTACCTTACATCGTGGTATTCCTGAACAAAGCTGACATGGTAGACGACGAAGAGCTGCTGGAACTGGTTGAAATGGAAGTTCGTGAACTGCTGGACACTTACGAGTTCCCAGGCGACGACACTCCAATCATCACTGGTTCTGCCCTGATGGCTCTGGAAGGTAAAGACGACAACGAAATGGGTACTTCCGCTGTTAAGAAGCTGGTTGAAACCCTGGACGAATACATCCCTGAGCCAGAGCGCGCTATCGATCAGCCGTTCCTGATGCCTATCGAGGACGTATTCTCCATCGCTGGTCGTGGTACTGTAGTAACTGGCCGTGTTGAGCGTGGTATCATCACTGTTGGTGAAGAAGTAGAAATCATTGGTATCAAAGAGACTACCAAGACTACTGTTACCGGTGTTGAAATGTTCCGTAAGCTGCTGGACGAAGGTCGTGCAGGTGAGAACATTGGTGCGCTGCTGCGTGGTACCAAGCGTGAAGAAGTTGAGCGTGGTCAGTGTCTGATCAAGCCAGGAACTGTAACACCTCACACCAAGTTCGAAGCAGAAGTTTACATTCTGTCCAAGGACGAAGGTGGTCGTCACACTCCATTCTTTAAGGGCTATCGTCCTCAGTTCTACTTCCGTACCACTGACGTGACCGGTGCTGTAGAACTGCCAGAAGGCGTTGAAATGGTAATGCCTGGTGACAACATTAACTTCGTAGCTACCCTGATCGCTCCAGTAGCGATGGAAGACGGTCTGCGCTTCGCTATCCGTGAAGGTGGTCGTACTGTAGGTGCTGGTGTTGTTGCCAAGATCATCGAGTGA
- the glpX gene encoding class II fructose-bisphosphatase translates to MKRELAIEFSRVTEAAALAGYKWLGRGDKNAADGAAVEAMRAMLNKVQMDGEIVIGEGEIDEAPMLYIGEKVGKGQGESIDIAVDPIEGTRMTAMGQNNAVAVLAAGEKGSFLKAPDMYMEKLVAGPGAKNAIDLNLSLKENIHNVAKALHKPIENLTVITLAKPRHDSAIEMMQKMGVKVFALPDGDVAASILTCMPDSEVDMMYCIGGAPEGVISAAVIRALGGDMQGRLMTRDQAKGDTPENRAAGDVERSRCKEMGIEPGILLRLDDMASSDNVVFSATGITKGDLLEGVSRQGNIAETETLVIRGKSRTIRRIKSIHYLDRKDDDIKGVIL, encoded by the coding sequence ATGAAACGCGAACTGGCGATTGAATTCTCACGTGTGACCGAAGCGGCAGCCCTGGCTGGTTATAAGTGGCTTGGCAGAGGCGATAAGAATGCGGCTGACGGTGCAGCGGTTGAGGCCATGAGAGCCATGCTCAACAAAGTTCAGATGGATGGCGAGATTGTCATTGGTGAAGGCGAAATCGACGAAGCCCCCATGCTCTACATCGGTGAAAAAGTCGGCAAGGGTCAGGGCGAGAGTATTGATATTGCCGTTGACCCTATTGAAGGTACCCGCATGACCGCAATGGGTCAGAACAATGCTGTGGCCGTTCTGGCTGCTGGCGAGAAAGGTTCCTTCCTGAAAGCGCCCGACATGTATATGGAAAAACTGGTTGCTGGTCCTGGTGCGAAAAATGCCATCGACCTGAACCTTAGCCTTAAAGAAAACATCCATAATGTCGCCAAAGCGCTGCACAAGCCCATAGAAAATCTGACCGTTATCACACTGGCCAAGCCTCGTCACGACAGTGCCATTGAGATGATGCAAAAAATGGGCGTAAAGGTTTTTGCCCTTCCTGACGGTGATGTAGCCGCCTCTATTCTGACCTGTATGCCGGACAGCGAAGTTGACATGATGTACTGCATCGGCGGTGCACCCGAGGGCGTAATATCGGCAGCTGTGATTCGTGCACTGGGTGGCGATATGCAGGGTCGTCTGATGACCCGCGATCAAGCCAAAGGTGATACGCCTGAAAACAGGGCTGCCGGTGATGTTGAACGCAGCCGCTGTAAAGAAATGGGTATTGAGCCCGGCATTCTCTTGCGTCTGGATGATATGGCCAGTTCTGATAACGTGGTGTTCTCGGCCACCGGTATTACCAAGGGCGACCTGCTGGAAGGTGTTTCCCGCCAGGGTAACATCGCAGAAACCGAAACACTGGTGATTCGTGGCAAATCCCGTACGATCCGTCGTATCAAGTCTATCCACTATCTGGATCGTAAAGATGACGACATCAAGGGTGTCATCCTTTAA
- a CDS encoding HD domain-containing protein codes for MRVIDFIRAQYIENGHVAYGEHISMTNHMLQSAFYAEQSGSSKEVVVAAFLHDIGHLLHGLPEDISDHGIDGFHEDIGERCLKGYLPTLVTDCIRLHVQAKRYMCTLKPAYYDKLTEASRESLAIQGGLMSDQEVAAFEAEPYYKEAMRVRVYDDMGKQAELEHPDLDYYLKLTEECLMMTEMPAPDNTLTV; via the coding sequence ATGAGAGTTATTGACTTTATCCGCGCACAATATATCGAGAATGGTCATGTTGCTTATGGTGAGCATATCTCAATGACCAATCATATGTTGCAGTCAGCCTTTTACGCTGAACAGAGTGGCAGCTCAAAGGAAGTAGTCGTTGCTGCTTTCCTTCATGATATTGGTCATTTGTTGCATGGTCTCCCGGAAGATATTTCCGATCATGGCATTGATGGTTTTCATGAAGATATTGGTGAGCGTTGTTTGAAAGGTTATCTGCCAACACTGGTCACAGATTGTATTCGTCTTCATGTTCAGGCGAAGCGATACATGTGCACACTTAAGCCTGCTTATTACGACAAACTTACCGAGGCTTCGCGGGAGTCTCTCGCTATACAGGGTGGTTTGATGAGCGATCAGGAAGTTGCGGCTTTTGAAGCGGAGCCTTATTACAAGGAAGCTATGCGAGTTCGGGTTTATGATGATATGGGCAAGCAAGCCGAGCTGGAGCATCCTGATCTGGATTACTACCTGAAGCTGACTGAAGAGTGTTTGATGATGACTGAGATGCCTGCTCCCGATAACACATTGACCGTATAA
- a CDS encoding helix-turn-helix transcriptional regulator gives MANLSYKAFRKKALEREDVQAAMEEKAEFFALRRELIRMRQEAGMTQEDIAQAIGTQKTSICRLESANSKTLPSLGMLKKYAEATGHKLNITSSPV, from the coding sequence ATGGCAAACTTAAGTTATAAAGCATTTCGCAAGAAGGCGCTTGAGCGCGAAGACGTTCAGGCTGCGATGGAAGAAAAAGCAGAGTTCTTTGCACTCCGTCGTGAACTGATTCGAATGCGGCAGGAAGCAGGAATGACCCAAGAGGATATTGCCCAGGCAATAGGTACACAGAAAACCAGTATCTGCCGACTTGAGAGTGCCAACAGTAAAACGCTCCCGAGTCTGGGTATGTTGAAAAAATATGCGGAAGCCACCGGGCATAAGCTCAACATCACTTCTTCTCCTGTGTGA
- a CDS encoding recombinase family protein, with protein sequence MHGTDPVTLRKSESTGELLPARKTKVGTCYYDVSELMGYSNEAAPTLCYCRVSSHDQKPDLDRQQELLEAYCSIEGWRTQVIRKNA encoded by the coding sequence TTGCATGGTACAGACCCAGTAACACTACGAAAATCGGAAAGTACAGGTGAGCTGCTTCCCGCCAGAAAGACCAAAGTTGGAACTTGTTACTACGACGTGTCTGAATTGATGGGCTACAGTAACGAAGCTGCGCCTACGCTTTGCTATTGCAGAGTATCCAGTCACGACCAAAAGCCAGACTTAGACAGGCAGCAAGAGTTACTGGAAGCCTACTGTTCTATAGAAGGTTGGCGAACTCAGGTTATACGAAAAAATGCTTGA
- a CDS encoding type II toxin-antitoxin system RelE/ParE family toxin yields the protein MNLTKLTILPASPYEKINLANGSEGIGRGLFCSVKGNHVVILHVFQKKTQKTSKKDLDLGYKRMKEVQHGKLKL from the coding sequence TTGAACTTGACAAAGTTAACAATCTTGCCAGCCTCACCTTATGAAAAAATCAACTTGGCAAATGGATCTGAAGGAATAGGCAGGGGTCTATTTTGCAGTGTGAAAGGAAACCATGTTGTTATTTTGCATGTGTTTCAGAAAAAAACTCAAAAAACATCTAAAAAAGACTTGGACCTTGGATATAAGCGAATGAAAGAGGTGCAGCATGGCAAACTTAAGTTATAA
- a CDS encoding RNA-guided endonuclease TnpB family protein produces MLLAHKIELRPTKQQADYLDRACGSRRHAFNQLLAHFNQEGVKWSKKAANEKYQELRLEFPWYAEVSQRVTRNTIDDLHDAFTHFFRRVKKGEKAGYPRFKKRGLHDSFSLREKPKFDVDGRTLRIEKLKTRIKMRQELRFTGTPCQVTISKRAGKYFASILVDTEDYEPKAQSNESVGVDFGVKDLAICSNGKTFAANQKLKGSLKRLNSKQRALSRKTKGSNRYAKAKRAVAKLHYRISNQRSAAIHEVSDYLTSRFKIITLENLNVKGMVKNRKLARAISDAGFGKLRELVEYKAELRGCQVVIADRFFPSSKKCAVHTCDYVNDNLTLSDREWRCPKCKTLHDRDYSASFNLDNYGRDTLQLDPKPYARVESDTIRRASMSTA; encoded by the coding sequence ATGTTGTTAGCTCACAAGATTGAACTCAGACCGACAAAACAACAAGCCGATTATCTTGATAGGGCTTGTGGTTCCCGTCGTCATGCGTTCAATCAACTGTTAGCCCATTTCAATCAAGAAGGCGTTAAATGGTCAAAGAAGGCTGCGAATGAAAAATACCAAGAACTCAGGCTTGAGTTTCCCTGGTATGCCGAAGTCAGCCAACGTGTCACCAGGAACACAATCGACGATCTTCATGACGCCTTTACTCACTTCTTTCGTCGGGTGAAGAAAGGAGAAAAAGCAGGTTATCCAAGATTCAAGAAGCGAGGACTACACGACAGTTTTTCTCTCAGAGAAAAACCCAAGTTCGATGTTGATGGCAGAACACTTCGCATTGAGAAACTGAAAACCCGCATCAAGATGCGCCAGGAGCTGAGATTTACAGGAACACCCTGTCAGGTGACGATCAGTAAGCGAGCCGGAAAGTATTTCGCTTCTATTTTGGTAGACACTGAGGATTACGAACCAAAAGCACAAAGCAATGAGTCTGTAGGCGTTGATTTTGGCGTCAAAGATTTAGCGATTTGTTCGAATGGCAAAACCTTTGCTGCTAATCAGAAACTGAAGGGCTCTCTGAAACGCCTTAACAGTAAACAGAGAGCGTTAAGCCGCAAAACAAAGGGAAGCAACCGCTACGCGAAAGCCAAGCGAGCGGTTGCCAAACTGCATTACCGGATAAGTAACCAGCGATCAGCCGCAATACATGAGGTAAGTGATTATCTGACTTCAAGATTCAAAATAATCACCCTCGAAAATCTGAATGTCAAAGGCATGGTAAAAAACCGCAAACTGGCAAGAGCAATCAGTGACGCAGGTTTCGGTAAGCTGAGAGAACTTGTTGAATACAAGGCAGAGCTGAGAGGATGCCAGGTTGTGATTGCAGATCGGTTCTTTCCCAGCTCGAAGAAGTGTGCGGTTCATACTTGCGACTACGTAAATGACAATCTTACTCTGTCTGATCGTGAGTGGCGGTGTCCAAAATGTAAAACTCTGCATGATAGGGATTACAGTGCGAGTTTTAACCTTGATAATTATGGTCGAGACACGTTACAGCTCGACCCTAAACCCTACGCAAGAGTGGAGTCAGACACGATTCGTCGTGCATCCATGTCGACGGCGTAG
- a CDS encoding RING finger domain-containing protein, translated as MDGDCRVDDIKCAICYDTVNCESIELKCGHAFGRSCMQKWLARNDKKNCHFCRKELTDIDLKEIGEIPLQERMVAILEGTIKFICKTVDMLVHPTPSLLVGIAGGATTAVAAVVADENNAGGIGASMFISCTIGGFVGTHEWEHGRTVELATGIVTGVATSVFMGKPAAFCLAAVSVVKVAANYLVRNH; from the coding sequence ATGGATGGTGATTGCAGAGTTGATGATATTAAGTGCGCAATATGTTATGACACAGTAAATTGCGAAAGCATCGAACTAAAATGCGGGCATGCTTTTGGTAGATCATGCATGCAGAAATGGTTGGCAAGGAATGACAAAAAAAACTGCCACTTCTGTCGAAAAGAATTAACTGATATTGATTTAAAAGAGATAGGGGAAATTCCATTGCAGGAACGCATGGTAGCTATTTTGGAAGGAACTATTAAATTTATTTGCAAGACTGTTGACATGCTTGTTCACCCAACTCCCTCGCTTCTTGTTGGGATTGCTGGCGGGGCTACCACAGCTGTTGCTGCAGTAGTTGCAGATGAGAACAATGCTGGTGGGATTGGCGCTTCTATGTTTATTAGTTGTACTATCGGCGGTTTCGTGGGTACTCATGAATGGGAGCATGGAAGGACTGTCGAACTTGCTACTGGTATTGTTACTGGTGTTGCTACTTCTGTCTTTATGGGAAAGCCCGCAGCTTTCTGTTTAGCTGCCGTGTCTGTTGTCAAGGTTGCTGCCAATTATCTCGTAAGAAATCATTAA
- a CDS encoding putative 2-aminoethylphosphonate ABC transporter substrate-binding protein, with protein MKKWMAGLALASVSVVSNTSLANSPEELTVYTAFETDLLSTFEEAFEKEHPNITINWVRDSTGVITARILAEGKGTPADVVWGLAASSQALLKNRGIIKAYTPEGVSELKSGMVDPESDKAWYGHDAFFNAICFNSVEAEKLGLPKPEKWDDLLNPVYKGHIVMPNPASSGTGYTQVAAWLQTMGEERGWAYMEALDKNIAKYTHSGSKPCVEAAQGETVIGISFALRGAKLKTQGAPIDLVMPQGVGWDLEAIGLVNTKSEAAKALADWSVSEEANELYNTVYPVVAHKDVKGEVKNYPDVEAVMADVDFGRMANERDAVLKEWSAKFEFKSE; from the coding sequence ATGAAAAAATGGATGGCTGGTCTGGCTCTGGCGTCAGTATCTGTTGTTAGTAACACTTCTTTGGCTAATTCTCCTGAGGAGTTGACTGTTTACACGGCCTTTGAAACAGATCTGCTATCAACATTCGAAGAGGCTTTTGAGAAAGAGCATCCGAATATCACAATCAACTGGGTTCGTGATTCTACCGGAGTAATCACTGCCAGAATACTGGCAGAAGGCAAAGGAACTCCTGCTGATGTGGTGTGGGGGCTGGCTGCTTCGTCTCAGGCGCTACTGAAAAATCGGGGCATTATTAAAGCCTACACCCCGGAAGGTGTCTCCGAGCTTAAATCCGGTATGGTGGATCCGGAAAGCGATAAAGCCTGGTACGGACATGATGCTTTTTTTAATGCGATCTGTTTCAACAGCGTAGAGGCTGAGAAACTAGGTTTGCCAAAACCTGAAAAATGGGATGACCTTCTGAACCCGGTCTACAAAGGGCATATTGTCATGCCTAATCCAGCCTCTTCCGGCACAGGGTACACTCAGGTGGCTGCCTGGCTGCAAACGATGGGTGAAGAAAGGGGCTGGGCGTACATGGAGGCTCTGGATAAAAATATTGCCAAATACACTCACTCTGGTTCCAAGCCTTGTGTGGAAGCAGCCCAGGGAGAAACGGTGATTGGTATTTCATTTGCTCTGCGTGGCGCTAAATTGAAAACTCAGGGCGCACCAATAGACCTTGTGATGCCTCAAGGTGTTGGCTGGGATTTAGAGGCAATCGGTCTGGTCAATACAAAGTCCGAAGCAGCGAAAGCACTGGCTGACTGGTCGGTTTCTGAAGAAGCCAATGAGCTTTACAACACGGTTTACCCGGTTGTCGCTCACAAGGACGTGAAAGGCGAAGTCAAAAATTACCCCGATGTTGAAGCTGTCATGGCTGACGTTGATTTTGGTCGTATGGCCAATGAGCGCGATGCCGTTCTTAAAGAATGGTCCGCTAAGTTTGAGTTTAAGTCAGAATAA
- the rpsG gene encoding 30S ribosomal protein S7 yields the protein MPRRRVVAKREVLPDPKFHNKTLAKFINHVMVSGKKSVAEKIVYGALDKVQERTSKDPLEQFEKALESIAPVVEVKSRRVGGATYQVPVEVRPSRRTALAMRWLVDAARKRGEKSMDLRLAGELMDAAENKGAAVKKREDVHRMAEANKAFSHYRF from the coding sequence ATGCCAAGAAGACGCGTAGTCGCCAAGCGCGAAGTACTGCCAGATCCAAAGTTTCATAACAAAACCCTGGCAAAATTCATTAACCATGTGATGGTTTCCGGTAAGAAATCTGTTGCCGAGAAGATCGTTTATGGCGCACTGGACAAAGTTCAGGAACGTACCAGCAAGGACCCTCTGGAGCAGTTTGAAAAAGCGCTCGAGTCCATCGCTCCTGTAGTAGAAGTTAAGTCCCGCCGTGTCGGTGGTGCTACCTACCAGGTACCTGTAGAAGTTCGTCCAAGCCGTCGTACAGCTCTGGCTATGCGCTGGCTGGTAGACGCTGCGCGTAAGCGTGGTGAAAAGTCCATGGATCTTCGCCTGGCTGGCGAGCTGATGGATGCTGCCGAGAACAAGGGTGCCGCTGTCAAGAAGCGTGAAGACGTGCATCGCATGGCTGAAGCCAACAAAGCGTTCTCTCACTACCGTTTCTAA